CCCGACGGTGTTCGTGGGCTCGCACAACTGGACGGCTTCGGCTGACACCGAGAACGACGAAAACACCCTCGTTATTCACGACCAGCGCATTGCCAACCAGTACTATCAGGAGTACGCCGCCCGCATTGCCGAGCAAAACCAGGGCGTAACGGCCTGCCGCATTGCCCTGGCCACCCGCACCGGCACGGTGCAGGCCAGCACCATGCAGCTCTACCCCAACCCCGCCAAGGGCAGCTTCAACCTGCACCTTGCAAGCACCTCGGCCCGCACGGCTACCGTGGTGCTGCGCGACGCCACCGGCCGCGTGGTGCTGACGCAAACCCAGCCCCTGACCGGTGCCGACCTGACCATCGACGCCACGTCGCTGAAAGCCGGCCTGTACATGGTGCAAGTGACGACCCCCGAGGCCACGCAGGTGAGCCGCGTAGTGGTGCAGTAACCTCTTGCCTACCCATAAAAAAAAGGCAGCTTCCCTTTGGGAGCTGCCTTTTTTTATGCGCCTTTCGGTGACGCTGTATCCCCCTTAGCCAACCGCCGGTCGAGCGCGGCGCAGGTACCAACCGCCCAGCAGCACGCCGGCTGCCAGCAGCAGGGCGGCGCCGCCGTCCACGGGCGTTTGGGCCGGTGGCGGAGCATCCTTTTCCACCGTATCGAGTGAGGCATTTGCCGCCAGCGTCTCGGCCTGCTTACGGAATAGCGCAGCCTTCTGGGCGTCGTTTTCCAACGCCAGGAAAGAAGTGAAAGGCGTGAGAATGCCCACCCGGAAACTGGCCTGAATGAAGGGTATCCGCTCCTGCTCGGTCGCCTCGGGGTGGAATGTTTGCCACTGGTGGTAGCCGCTCAGCAGCAGGCCCATGAGCCAGCGGTTGCCGGGCGCGGCGGTGGGGGCGGGCACGGCCGGGCGCTGGCTGAGCACGATGCTGGGCGTGCTGGTATTGGGAAGGTAAGCGCGGGGCCGGACAGCGGTAGGCCAGGCCCGCACGGCCACTGCCGCGCCTGCGGGTGGGGCCGTCGCCAGCGGCGTGCGGGCATCGTGGCGCAGCGAATGCGGCACGAGCTGCCCATCGGCGCCCAACACGTAGAACACGTCGCTTTCGGGGAAGGCGCTGCTGAACTCTTCGAAATCCGGGGCCAGCACGGCCTGGGCCAGGTCATCGGTCACGGCCACCAGCACCGGGTAGGTGGCGGCCGGGTGCTCCTGCGCCTCAAACAACACCCGCCGTATGGCGCCCGTGAGGTAAAAACCACCGGTAAGGGGCGTCCGGCTCAGTTGCGCCGCCCAGTCGGCCCCCGCGGGCACGGGCGTAGTGGCCGCATTCACGGTGCTAAAACGGGCAGGCACCCCGTTGGGCAGCGGCTGGGCTAACACGCCCGCAACGCGTGCTTCGTAAGCCGGCACTGAAGAGTGCCCGGCCGAGGCATCGAGCAAAAAATGGTAGTACGGCCTGCGTTGCACCAGCGGCAGGCGCTGCTTAGCCAGGGCACTCACGTAGGCCACGCCGCTGCCGGGCAAGGCCACGGGGGCGGCCACGGGCGGCGCGGAAGTAGAGTCGCCCAAGGTCAGCACGCGGCCATCGATGGTGAGGGTGCACGGCTCCTTGTGCAGCAGTTGAATGCGGGTGCGGCGCACCTCGCTGCCCGACACAGGGTACACGCGCAGCGAAATTTCGTTGGCCCGGCGGTAGGCCAGCAGGCCGGGGTCGCGGCTGCGGTTTTCGTTCAGAATCTGGGCGTAGACCCAGGTAGCCGCCCGCTTTTCGGCCAGAATGCCCCGCTCCTGCCGGTGGCCGATGGTCAGGTAATAGTCGCTCACCCAGCAGCCGGTGGGCAGGGTGATGGCCGTGCTGTATTCGCCGTTTTGAATATCGGAGACAGGGTTGGCAATCTCCAGGTTTACCCAGCTCACCCAGGCTTGCTGGCGAGCGTCGTAGGTGCTGCTGGCGGTTGCCTCGCGCAGCTGCGGTGCCGAGGAGGCGGGCTGCGGGGTGTCGTTTGCCCACCCCGGCGCCCACCGGTAGCCTGACGAGGCGCCCATGAAAATGCGGTCCAGCTCGCTGAGCTTCTCCTCCGACAGCATGAGGTTGTCGAGCACCAGCCAGTTGAAATACGTGGACAGGTAGGGTTGCTGCGAACCGAAGAGGAAATCCATGTTTCGGTCTTTGTTCTGGCGCACCACGGTGAGCGTGGCGGCCAGCGCCGATGGGTCGACGGGCTCGGTCTGGCTAAAATCGGGGGTGTATACGTAGGCCAGTGCCTCATGCAGCACCTGCCGCCGGTGCCAGAAGCTCGCCGTGACCACCAGCGGCAATACCGCCAGCCCGCCCAGCAGCGCCGCGCGCACCGTACCCCGCGCAAACACCGTTTGCAGAGCAGCCACGTCCTCGTGTAGCTGGCGCACGTGCACCACAAACAGCATCAGCGGCGCCAGTAGCAAAAACCCGGTGCCGATGAGGATGATGGCCGGAATTGCCAGCGGCAGAAACGGCAGAAACACCAGAAAAAAGTAGAACGTGTAGCCAAACAGCGCGCTGCGGCCCAGCAGCTGCAACAGCCGCACGCCGGGACGGGGACTGTCGGTCAGGCACAACAATATGCTGTTCAGCACGGCCAGCGCATAGAACCACGGGCTGGTGAAATTGCCAAAAATGCCGCTTTCCTGCCGCGGCGAACCGTCCCCGAACAACGAGCCATTGTTGACGACCAACCCTAGCAGCGGCAGCACGAGCGTGATGATGACTTTCCAGAACAAGCCGGTATCTGCCCAGAAGCCGCTTCGCCGCTGCGTGATGATGAACAGCGCCCGCACCAGAAAGAAAAAGAAGCTAAGCGTGCTCAGCACCAGGCCCACCACCAGCAGGAAGCCGCCGATGACATCCCAGCGGCTGGACGCATATGGTGCAGTCGAAGCACCCCGGGTGTGGTCCTCAATCCAGCTTAGCACCGCGAACACCAGCCACCAGCCAAACGGCGTGACCACCGCCAGCAGGATATTAGGCGCCGCGTGATGCGGCTGGTCGTCGGGGGTTAACCTGGCCACCAGCACCAGCATCGCATACGCCAGCGTGGGCATCAAAAAGGTCCAGGCCATCAAGAGGGGCTCGGTGGGCAGCATCCAGCGCGGCACCGCGCCCGGGGGCAGCAGCTTGCCTGACTCCGCCGTGACCAGACACAGCCACACGCTGTAGCCCACCAGCACTGCCACGCTGAACCAGCCCCCCAAAGGCCGTTCCTGGACTAACTGCGTGCCCGCGTAGCAAGCGGCTATTACCCCCATGGCCAGCAGCGCCAGCCCGTACCCTTGCCACAGGTCCACGCTGCTGGCGGGCAGCAGCGTGTGCACCACCGCAAACTCGCCGGAACAGAGCAACAGCAGCAGCGCTATGGGGAAGGTATTGGTCAGGAAAAGCCATTTTGGGTTGCGTAAGCTGTGCATAGGGCAAAGGCCGGAACAGGGTGAGAAAGCCGGTAGCCGATGGGCAACCGCAAAGCGGGCGAGCATTAGACCCGGGTGCGGCAAAAGTATTTTAAAGAACTTTGAATTTCAAAGTATTATTTGGTGAATTGAGTATGACTCACGAAAAAACGGCGTTTCCAACCTGGAAACGCCATTTTAATTTTACCCATTCAGCAGCTTGCGCCGCCTGATTGGCTGGTTCTGCCTACTGGTCGGAAGCAGGCCGCTCAGCTTTCTCGTTGCGCAGGCTGTCGCGGGTGTTTTTCTGCACGGCAATGGCGGCAAAGAGGCTCAGCACAAACGACATGGCGTAGAAACCCTTCTCGCTCAGCGTGAGCGTGGCGTTCCAGAGGCCCACCGTCAGGAGCACCACCGTTAGCAGCACAGAAATCCAGCTGATGCCGTAGTACAGGTTGGTGACCGGAATACCTTCGAGGCGGTCGCGCACGCTTTTCTGCACCGAGATGGCGGCAAACAGGCCGTACATCAGCACAGTGAAGTAGTAGCCCTTCTCGTTGAGGGCCATTTGGGCATTCCAGAGGCCAATGTTGAAGGCCGTGAAGCCCACGAGCAGGGCGGCCCAGGACGCGCCGATGAAGGCCGAGGAAGTTTGCGTGGCGGGTTGCGTGGTTTGCGGGTTCATGCTGCGGGGCGGGTAAGGATTTTGACCGAGTGCCGAAAGCTACTGAGCAGCTTCCAACACTGCTGGGCAAACCTACGACTAGCCACCACCGGTCGTCAAGCCGATTTTGACATCATCTGACTTTTCAGACTGTGTAACTTCCCTGTTGCCAATCCAGGAACCGGCCCAAAAAACAAACCCAGGCCACATTATGACTTGGGTTTGTTTTCTATAAAGGACATTAGGGATGCATTGATTTAAAGCA
This DNA window, taken from Hymenobacter sp. 5317J-9, encodes the following:
- a CDS encoding MSEP-CTERM sorting domain-containing protein, with amino-acid sequence MHSLRNPKWLFLTNTFPIALLLLLCSGEFAVVHTLLPASSVDLWQGYGLALLAMGVIAACYAGTQLVQERPLGGWFSVAVLVGYSVWLCLVTAESGKLLPPGAVPRWMLPTEPLLMAWTFLMPTLAYAMLVLVARLTPDDQPHHAAPNILLAVVTPFGWWLVFAVLSWIEDHTRGASTAPYASSRWDVIGGFLLVVGLVLSTLSFFFFLVRALFIITQRRSGFWADTGLFWKVIITLVLPLLGLVVNNGSLFGDGSPRQESGIFGNFTSPWFYALAVLNSILLCLTDSPRPGVRLLQLLGRSALFGYTFYFFLVFLPFLPLAIPAIILIGTGFLLLAPLMLFVVHVRQLHEDVAALQTVFARGTVRAALLGGLAVLPLVVTASFWHRRQVLHEALAYVYTPDFSQTEPVDPSALAATLTVVRQNKDRNMDFLFGSQQPYLSTYFNWLVLDNLMLSEEKLSELDRIFMGASSGYRWAPGWANDTPQPASSAPQLREATASSTYDARQQAWVSWVNLEIANPVSDIQNGEYSTAITLPTGCWVSDYYLTIGHRQERGILAEKRAATWVYAQILNENRSRDPGLLAYRRANEISLRVYPVSGSEVRRTRIQLLHKEPCTLTIDGRVLTLGDSTSAPPVAAPVALPGSGVAYVSALAKQRLPLVQRRPYYHFLLDASAGHSSVPAYEARVAGVLAQPLPNGVPARFSTVNAATTPVPAGADWAAQLSRTPLTGGFYLTGAIRRVLFEAQEHPAATYPVLVAVTDDLAQAVLAPDFEEFSSAFPESDVFYVLGADGQLVPHSLRHDARTPLATAPPAGAAVAVRAWPTAVRPRAYLPNTSTPSIVLSQRPAVPAPTAAPGNRWLMGLLLSGYHQWQTFHPEATEQERIPFIQASFRVGILTPFTSFLALENDAQKAALFRKQAETLAANASLDTVEKDAPPPAQTPVDGGAALLLAAGVLLGGWYLRRARPAVG
- the yiaA gene encoding inner membrane protein YiaA, which codes for MNPQTTQPATQTSSAFIGASWAALLVGFTAFNIGLWNAQMALNEKGYYFTVLMYGLFAAISVQKSVRDRLEGIPVTNLYYGISWISVLLTVVLLTVGLWNATLTLSEKGFYAMSFVLSLFAAIAVQKNTRDSLRNEKAERPASDQ